A single window of Ferrimonas balearica DSM 9799 DNA harbors:
- a CDS encoding DNA-3-methyladenine glycosylase I, with protein MSEGRCTWCGDDPQYVAYHDNQWGRPVYDKYELFEKLCLDGQQAGLSWLIILRKTEHYRTAFDGFDPAKIAQYDEAKVEVLLQNPGIVRNRLKVNSIIRNAKAFLAMEQQGIDFSAFLWDFVGGQPKLNHWQTTAELPATSAESDAMSKALKKAGFNFVGSTICYAFMQAVGMVNDHLVSCPQHAECQR; from the coding sequence ATGAGTGAAGGACGATGCACTTGGTGCGGGGACGATCCCCAGTATGTGGCCTACCACGACAATCAGTGGGGCCGACCGGTCTACGACAAATATGAGCTGTTCGAAAAGCTGTGTCTGGATGGTCAGCAGGCGGGACTATCCTGGCTGATCATTCTGCGCAAAACCGAGCACTACCGAACCGCTTTTGACGGCTTTGATCCGGCCAAGATAGCGCAATACGATGAGGCCAAAGTGGAGGTCTTATTGCAAAACCCCGGCATTGTCCGTAACCGGCTTAAGGTGAACTCCATCATCCGTAACGCCAAAGCCTTTTTGGCGATGGAGCAACAGGGCATCGATTTCAGTGCGTTTCTTTGGGATTTTGTCGGAGGGCAGCCAAAACTGAACCATTGGCAAACCACCGCCGAATTGCCCGCCACCTCAGCCGAGTCTGATGCCATGAGCAAAGCGCTGAAGAAGGCGGGCTTTAACTTTGTGGGGTCCACCATCTGTTATGCCTTTATGCAGGCGGTGGGGATGGTGAACGACCATCTGGTCAGCTGCCCACAGCACGCGGAATGTCAGCGCTGA